From a single Bacillus gobiensis genomic region:
- a CDS encoding SDR family oxidoreductase — translation MTILVTGATGTVGRHVVDQLVNKGEKIRAVSRNPAKANLPKRVEVVEGDLTVPESLQAPFQGITALYLILSSDNAASPLQTNPKVIELAGKARVKRVTVLMDYEGNPIEQVLKDSGMEWTLLKPVEFMANVLADWLESIRSEGVVREPFGDVLSARVHEADIAAVAVETLIKDGHHGKSYFLTGPQV, via the coding sequence ATGACAATTTTGGTAACTGGTGCTACAGGAACGGTAGGAAGACACGTCGTAGATCAGCTCGTTAATAAAGGGGAAAAGATAAGAGCCGTGTCGCGCAACCCAGCTAAAGCCAATTTGCCTAAAAGGGTAGAGGTCGTAGAAGGAGATCTGACTGTTCCAGAATCGCTTCAAGCTCCTTTTCAGGGAATTACTGCATTATATTTAATCTTGTCAAGTGATAATGCGGCTAGCCCTTTGCAAACAAATCCTAAAGTCATAGAACTTGCAGGTAAAGCTCGCGTTAAACGAGTTACGGTATTGATGGACTATGAAGGGAACCCTATTGAACAAGTCCTTAAAGACAGCGGCATGGAATGGACATTACTAAAGCCTGTAGAATTCATGGCAAACGTACTTGCAGATTGGCTAGAATCTATTCGTTCGGAGGGTGTTGTTCGTGAGCCGTTTGGTGATGTCCTTAGTGCCAGAGTGCATGAAGCAGACATAGCTGCTGTCGCGGTTGAAACTTTGATTAAAGATGGTCATCATGGAAAAAGCTATTTTCTTACGGGACCACAGGTATGA
- a CDS encoding helix-turn-helix transcriptional regulator — protein MKLDRLLVITMELMTKKRVTATELASRFEVSIRTIYRDIELFNQSGIPVASFTGTEGGFELMSGFFLTKQHFSVDDFSVIYNLLKGMEGAVGGTKFTSLVNKIGTLQPALLHKGRQEKIVFDMSASEEEKEIILPLLHAIDQSKRMAFTYINASGQVSERKIEPLNLLWEQGIWYLEGYCLLRKDKRYFRVSRIINLEVTEEIFNPRAELKHPVHQQEKGIKVYLRFDLTAQPQVFEQFPGEFTHHGDFIDVQTTFYSRDYAISAILSYGTKVKIISPDELKQDLIIKMKEIRNIYF, from the coding sequence ATGAAACTAGATCGTCTGCTCGTTATTACGATGGAATTGATGACGAAAAAGAGGGTGACGGCAACTGAACTGGCTTCTAGGTTCGAAGTCTCTATTCGAACAATCTATCGTGATATTGAATTGTTTAACCAATCTGGCATCCCTGTAGCTTCTTTCACTGGAACTGAAGGTGGTTTTGAGCTAATGAGCGGGTTCTTCTTAACAAAGCAACACTTCTCTGTCGATGACTTTTCAGTGATCTACAATCTCTTAAAGGGGATGGAGGGCGCCGTCGGCGGCACAAAATTCACATCGTTAGTCAATAAGATTGGCACTTTACAGCCTGCTTTGCTGCATAAAGGACGTCAGGAGAAAATTGTATTTGATATGAGCGCTTCAGAAGAAGAGAAAGAGATTATTCTTCCCTTATTGCATGCGATTGATCAATCGAAAAGGATGGCATTTACCTATATTAATGCCTCTGGTCAAGTCTCAGAAAGGAAAATAGAACCGTTGAATCTTTTATGGGAACAGGGAATTTGGTACTTGGAGGGATATTGCTTATTACGGAAAGACAAGCGTTACTTTCGTGTTTCAAGGATCATCAATCTTGAAGTGACAGAAGAGATTTTCAATCCGAGAGCAGAATTGAAACATCCGGTTCATCAACAAGAAAAAGGAATAAAGGTTTATCTCCGTTTTGATTTAACCGCACAGCCTCAAGTATTTGAGCAATTTCCAGGGGAATTTACACATCATGGGGATTTTATTGACGTACAAACGACTTTCTATTCAAGAGATTATGCGATCTCTGCCATTTTAAGCTATGGAACAAAAGTGAAAATTATTTCTCCCGATGAGTTGAAGCAAGATTTAATTATAAAAATGAAAGAGATTCGAAATATCTATTTTTGA